A window from Pseudomonas sp. MRSN 12121 encodes these proteins:
- a CDS encoding PilZ domain-containing protein translates to MFTDRRIERHQLPCFLKVFNRLTGQPIGYLGNVSEDGLMLISQLPMLVGADFELRLTAPGRDGQLQTVDITAACRWCHEDVTPHHYDAGFVLLRSPAEYRELVSALRNYFSFHPLQTSA, encoded by the coding sequence ATGTTCACGGACCGGCGGATCGAACGGCACCAGTTGCCGTGTTTTTTGAAGGTGTTCAATCGACTGACCGGTCAACCGATCGGTTACCTGGGCAACGTCTCCGAAGACGGGCTGATGCTGATCAGCCAGCTGCCGATGCTGGTCGGCGCCGACTTCGAGCTGCGCCTGACGGCCCCCGGTCGCGACGGTCAATTGCAGACCGTGGATATCACCGCCGCCTGCCGCTGGTGCCACGAAGATGTCACGCCTCATCACTACGACGCCGGTTTCGTGCTGCTGCGTTCTCCCGCCGAGTACCGCGAGCTGGTGAGCGCCCTGCGCAACTACTTCAGTTTTCACCCGCTGCAGACTTCCGCCTGA
- a CDS encoding ATP-binding protein, with protein sequence MVQIFRPLRLAVYTLVIVAGAVVSATLAMRHAEHQALQDDAARANEQLALYANSLHTLIERYRALPAVLALDPELRSALKGPVGPEQQDALNRKLEQINGAARSSTLELLDHTGLAVAASNWRLPSSYVGHNYGFRPYFSQTRSQGSGRFYAVGVTSGIPGYFLASAVKGEQQQFLGAMVVKLEFPELEREWSQGNDTLLVSDARGIVFIANQPGWRYRQLRPLSDSDRAELQATRQYDKQHLAPLEHQVQQRFDDNSTLTRVAGPDGSVDYLWESLPLAAEGWTLHLLRRPQIAFEDRRNAGLAAAGAWLTLVFLLLFLNQRWRLARLRQRSREELERLVEERTRDLRTAQDGLVQSAKLAALGQMSAALAHEINQPLTTQRMQLATLRLLLDHGRIDEAYQALKPLDDMLTRMASLTGHLKTFARKSPSGLRERLDLAAVIDQALQLLDTRLRDEQVDIRLQLTRPAWVRGDAIRLEQVLINLLRNALDAMHDKPVRQLRIHLEADQQLWNLSVIDSGGGIAEAHLPNVFDPFFTTKPVGDGLGLGLAVSYAIVHELGGRLSAGNQDQGAIFTLSLPIDLEAHIPC encoded by the coding sequence ATGGTCCAGATCTTTCGCCCGCTGCGCCTGGCCGTCTACACCCTGGTGATCGTCGCCGGCGCCGTGGTCAGCGCGACCCTCGCCATGCGCCATGCCGAACACCAGGCGTTGCAGGACGACGCCGCCCGCGCCAACGAACAGCTGGCGTTGTATGCCAATTCCCTGCACACCCTGATCGAGCGCTATCGCGCCCTGCCCGCCGTGCTGGCCCTGGACCCGGAACTGCGTTCGGCGCTCAAGGGCCCGGTCGGCCCCGAGCAGCAGGACGCGCTCAACCGCAAGCTGGAACAGATCAACGGCGCCGCCCGCTCCTCGACCCTGGAGCTGCTGGATCACACCGGCCTGGCCGTGGCCGCCAGCAACTGGCGCCTGCCCAGCAGCTACGTCGGCCACAACTACGGTTTCCGTCCCTATTTCAGCCAGACCCGCAGCCAGGGCAGCGGACGCTTCTATGCCGTGGGCGTCACCAGTGGCATTCCCGGCTATTTCCTGGCCAGCGCGGTCAAGGGCGAGCAGCAACAGTTCCTCGGCGCGATGGTGGTGAAGCTGGAGTTTCCCGAACTGGAACGCGAATGGAGCCAGGGCAACGACACCCTGCTGGTCAGCGACGCCCGCGGCATCGTGTTCATCGCCAACCAGCCCGGCTGGCGCTATCGCCAACTGCGCCCGCTGTCGGACAGCGACCGCGCCGAACTCCAGGCCACCCGGCAATACGACAAGCAACACCTGGCCCCGCTGGAACACCAGGTGCAGCAACGCTTTGACGACAACAGCACGCTGACCCGGGTCGCCGGGCCGGACGGCAGCGTCGACTACCTGTGGGAATCCCTGCCCCTGGCCGCCGAAGGCTGGACCCTGCATTTGCTGCGCCGCCCGCAGATCGCCTTCGAGGACCGGCGCAATGCCGGCCTGGCCGCCGCCGGTGCCTGGCTGACCCTGGTGTTCCTGCTGCTGTTCCTCAATCAGCGCTGGCGCCTGGCCAGGCTGCGCCAGCGCAGCCGTGAGGAGCTCGAGCGCCTGGTCGAGGAGCGCACCCGTGACCTGCGTACCGCCCAGGACGGCCTGGTGCAGTCGGCCAAGCTCGCCGCTCTCGGCCAGATGTCCGCGGCCCTGGCCCATGAAATCAACCAGCCGCTGACCACCCAGCGCATGCAACTGGCTACCCTGCGCCTGTTGCTCGATCACGGGCGCATCGACGAGGCCTACCAGGCCCTCAAGCCCCTGGACGACATGCTGACCCGCATGGCCAGTCTCACCGGCCACCTCAAGACCTTTGCCCGCAAGAGCCCCAGCGGCCTGCGCGAGCGCCTGGACCTGGCGGCGGTGATCGATCAGGCGCTGCAACTGCTGGACACCCGGCTGCGCGACGAACAGGTCGACATCCGCCTGCAACTGACCCGCCCGGCCTGGGTCCGCGGCGACGCCATACGCCTGGAGCAGGTGCTGATCAACCTGCTGCGCAACGCCCTGGACGCCATGCACGACAAACCCGTGCGCCAGCTGCGGATCCACCTCGAAGCCGACCAGCAGCTATGGAACCTCAGCGTGATCGACAGCGGCGGCGGCATCGCCGAAGCGCATCTGCCGAATGTCTTCGATCCGTTCTTCACCACCAAGCCGGTGGGCGACGGCCTGGGCCTGGGCCTGGCGGTGTCCTACGCTATCGTCCACGAACTGGGCGGGCGCCTGAGCGCCGGCAACCAGGACCAGGGCGCGATCTTCACCCTGAGCCTGCCCATCGACCTGGAGGCGCATATCCCATGTTGA
- a CDS encoding diguanylate cyclase, translated as MTHNAIQSLLLKRFALAAGTYGLALLLLWVAIFSGYYSASARSALVDTGLVVLSQTVLLWLFLSGRNLRFHDPSLTEIQILLGIGWQTWMLAHLDTARGTFLVFYLLTLLFGLFHLSRRAFVRCALSIFIAFAGLTLWDGYHFKLADPMLAALQVGVLFAVLAWLCLYASYVQASRQRMRQRRFALQAHQDTLRGMMRQLEDLVATDELTGLYNRRHFLRLASRELHVMNLDQMHGLALIDLDHFKRINDVHGHAAGDQVLQAFAAVASACLREGDVLARYGGEEFVMLLPDCDPERLTSCCERLRLAFMDAQLIGIEVPGLSLSVGMTLVELGDDLDAALQRADQALYRAKRDGRNRCAAAWENVDA; from the coding sequence TTGACCCATAACGCTATCCAGAGTCTGTTACTCAAGCGCTTCGCCCTTGCGGCCGGTACCTATGGGCTGGCGTTGCTGTTGCTCTGGGTGGCTATTTTCAGTGGCTACTATTCGGCATCGGCCCGTTCGGCGCTGGTCGATACCGGCCTGGTGGTACTGAGCCAGACAGTGCTGCTATGGCTGTTCCTGTCCGGGCGCAACCTGCGCTTTCACGACCCGAGCCTGACCGAGATCCAGATCCTGCTGGGCATCGGCTGGCAGACCTGGATGCTGGCCCATCTCGATACGGCGCGCGGCACCTTCCTGGTGTTTTACCTGCTGACGCTGCTGTTCGGCCTGTTCCATCTGTCGCGCCGGGCCTTCGTGCGCTGCGCCCTGTCGATCTTCATCGCTTTTGCCGGGCTCACGCTGTGGGACGGCTACCACTTCAAGCTGGCCGACCCGATGCTCGCCGCGCTGCAGGTGGGCGTGCTGTTCGCGGTGCTGGCCTGGCTGTGCCTGTACGCCAGTTATGTGCAAGCTTCCCGGCAGCGCATGCGGCAACGGCGCTTCGCCTTGCAGGCGCACCAGGACACGCTGCGCGGCATGATGCGCCAGCTGGAAGACCTGGTCGCCACCGACGAGCTGACCGGCCTGTACAATCGCCGGCATTTCCTGCGCCTGGCTTCCCGCGAGTTGCATGTGATGAACCTGGACCAGATGCATGGCCTGGCGCTGATCGATCTTGACCACTTCAAGCGGATCAACGACGTGCATGGCCATGCCGCGGGCGATCAAGTGCTGCAGGCGTTCGCCGCCGTGGCCAGTGCCTGTCTGCGCGAGGGCGACGTATTGGCCCGCTACGGCGGCGAGGAGTTTGTGATGTTACTGCCCGATTGCGATCCCGAGCGCCTGACTTCGTGCTGCGAGCGCCTGCGGCTGGCGTTCATGGACGCCCAGTTGATCGGCATCGAAGTGCCCGGCCTGAGCCTGTCGGTGGGGATGACCCTGGTGGAGCTGGGCGACGATCTGGACGCCGCCCTGCAACGCGCCGACCAGGCGCTGTACCGCGCCAAGCGCGATGGCCGCAACCGCTGCGCCGCAGCCTGGGAAAATGTCGATGCCTGA
- a CDS encoding iron-sulfur-binding ferredoxin reductase has product MPELRVGERQWSVAAGSNLLDALNQAGVAVPYSCRAGSCHACLVHCVEGLPGDSRPDALSDEQRQHGWRLACQCQVVEDLRVETYDPLRDGLPAEVVGLDWLSATVLRLRLQPQRNLRYQAGQHLVLWTAGGVARPYSLASLPGEDRFLEFHLDCRRPGAFSDAARQLKPGDGLRLGELRGGALHYDPDWQARPLWLLAAGTGLAPLFGILREALRQDHQGAIRLIHLAHDASEHYLAKPLAALAAGHANLSVELLTATELPAALAQLRLVSRQTQALLCGHPDSVDAFARRLYLAGLPRNQLLADVFLPRG; this is encoded by the coding sequence ATGCCTGAGCTACGGGTCGGTGAGCGGCAGTGGTCGGTGGCCGCGGGCAGCAATCTGCTCGATGCCCTGAACCAGGCTGGCGTGGCGGTGCCCTACAGCTGCCGCGCCGGCAGTTGCCACGCCTGCCTGGTGCACTGCGTCGAGGGGCTGCCTGGCGACAGCCGGCCCGATGCCTTGAGCGACGAGCAGCGCCAGCACGGTTGGCGGCTGGCCTGCCAGTGCCAGGTGGTGGAGGACCTGCGGGTGGAAACCTACGACCCGCTGCGCGATGGCCTGCCGGCCGAGGTGGTGGGACTGGACTGGCTGTCGGCCACGGTGCTGCGCCTGCGTTTGCAACCGCAGCGCAACCTGCGCTATCAGGCCGGCCAGCACCTGGTGCTGTGGACGGCTGGCGGCGTGGCGCGCCCGTATTCGCTGGCGAGCCTGCCCGGCGAGGACCGTTTTCTGGAGTTCCACCTCGATTGCCGCCGGCCCGGCGCGTTCAGCGACGCGGCGCGCCAGCTCAAGCCCGGCGACGGCTTGCGCCTGGGCGAGCTGCGCGGCGGCGCGCTGCACTATGACCCCGACTGGCAGGCCCGGCCGCTCTGGCTGCTGGCGGCCGGCACCGGGCTCGCACCGCTGTTCGGTATCCTGCGCGAGGCGTTGCGCCAGGATCATCAGGGCGCCATCCGGCTCATTCACCTGGCCCATGACGCCAGCGAGCATTACCTGGCCAAGCCCTTGGCAGCACTGGCGGCGGGGCACGCCAACCTCAGCGTCGAGTTGTTGACCGCGACCGAGCTGCCAGCGGCTTTGGCGCAACTGCGGCTTGTTTCGCGGCAAACCCAGGCCTTACTCTGCGGGCACCCCGACAGCGTCGACGCGTTCGCCCGACGCCTGTACCTGGCGGGGCTGCCGCGCAATCAACTGCTGGCCGATGTCTTCCTGCCCCGTGGTTGA
- a CDS encoding fumarate hydratase, which produces MTVIKQDDLIQSVADALQFISYYHPVDFIQAMHEAYLREESPAARDSMAQILINSRMCATGHRPICQDTGIVTVFVRVGMDVRWDGATMSLDDMINEGVRRAYNLPENVLRASILADPAGARKNTKDNTPAVIHYSIVPGNTVEVDVAAKGGGSENKSKMAMLNPSDSIVDWVLKTVPTMGAGWCPPGMLGIGIGGTAEKAAVMAKEVLMESIDIHELKARGPQNRIEEMRLELFEKVNQLGIGAQGLGGLTTVLDVKIMDYPTHAASLPVCMIPNCAATRHAHFVLDGSGPAALEAPPLDAYPEIVWEAGPSARRVNLDTLTPEEVQSWKPGETVLLNGKMLTGRDAAHKRMVEMLNKGETLPVDLKGRFIYYVGPVDPVGDEVVGPAGPTTATRMDKFTRQILEQTGLLGMIGKSERGPTAIEAIKDSKAVYLMAVGGAAYLVAQAIKKSKVLAFAELGMEAIYEFEVKDMPVTVAVDSKGESVHITGPAIWQKKISESLAVEVQ; this is translated from the coding sequence ATGACCGTGATCAAGCAAGACGACCTGATTCAGAGCGTTGCCGACGCCCTGCAGTTCATTTCCTACTACCACCCCGTGGACTTCATCCAGGCGATGCACGAAGCCTACCTGCGCGAAGAATCGCCAGCGGCCCGTGATTCCATGGCACAGATCCTGATCAACTCGCGCATGTGCGCCACCGGCCACCGCCCGATCTGCCAGGACACCGGTATCGTCACCGTATTCGTTCGCGTGGGCATGGACGTGCGCTGGGACGGCGCGACCATGAGCCTGGACGACATGATCAACGAAGGCGTGCGTCGCGCTTACAACCTGCCGGAAAACGTCCTGCGGGCCTCGATCCTTGCCGACCCGGCGGGCGCGCGCAAGAACACCAAGGACAACACCCCTGCGGTCATCCACTACTCCATCGTCCCGGGCAACACCGTGGAAGTGGACGTGGCGGCCAAGGGCGGCGGCTCCGAGAACAAGTCGAAGATGGCGATGCTCAACCCGTCCGACTCGATCGTCGACTGGGTGCTCAAGACCGTTCCGACCATGGGCGCCGGCTGGTGCCCGCCGGGCATGCTCGGCATCGGCATCGGCGGTACCGCCGAGAAGGCCGCGGTGATGGCCAAGGAAGTGTTGATGGAGTCCATCGACATCCACGAGCTGAAGGCCCGCGGCCCGCAGAACCGTATCGAAGAGATGCGCCTGGAGCTGTTCGAGAAGGTCAACCAGCTGGGCATCGGCGCCCAGGGCCTGGGCGGCCTGACCACCGTGCTCGACGTGAAGATCATGGACTACCCGACCCACGCCGCGTCCCTGCCGGTGTGCATGATCCCGAACTGCGCCGCCACCCGCCACGCGCACTTCGTGCTCGACGGTTCGGGCCCTGCGGCCCTGGAAGCGCCACCCTTGGACGCCTACCCGGAAATCGTCTGGGAAGCCGGCCCGTCGGCCCGTCGCGTCAACCTCGACACCCTGACCCCGGAAGAAGTGCAGAGCTGGAAACCGGGCGAGACCGTGCTGCTCAATGGCAAGATGCTCACCGGCCGCGATGCCGCGCACAAGCGCATGGTCGAGATGCTGAACAAGGGCGAGACCCTGCCGGTGGACCTCAAGGGTCGCTTCATCTACTACGTCGGCCCGGTCGATCCGGTCGGCGACGAAGTGGTAGGCCCGGCCGGCCCGACCACCGCTACGCGGATGGACAAGTTCACCCGGCAGATCCTCGAGCAGACCGGCCTTCTGGGCATGATCGGCAAGTCCGAGCGCGGCCCGACCGCCATCGAGGCGATCAAGGACAGCAAGGCCGTGTACCTGATGGCCGTCGGCGGCGCCGCCTACCTGGTGGCCCAGGCGATCAAGAAGTCCAAGGTCCTGGCCTTTGCCGAACTGGGCATGGAAGCGATCTACGAGTTCGAAGTCAAAGACATGCCGGTCACTGTCGCGGTCGACAGCAAAGGTGAGTCGGTGCACATCACCGGTCCTGCCATCTGGCAGAAAAAGATCAGTGAAAGCCTGGCGGTAGAAGTGCAGTAA
- a CDS encoding enoyl-CoA hydratase-related protein codes for MTDTILFEREGGLLTLRLNRPDKKNALTRAMYSQLAEGLRQADSDPEIRAVLLSGSSDCFTAGNDIADFLQQPPTGLDSPPFQFMLSLLECRKPVVAAVAGPAVGIGTTLLLHCDLVYVSRDARLRMPFVNLGLCPEFGSSLILPRLLGPARAAELLLLGDGFSGEQAAQWGIANQALDDGAATLARAREVALRFETLAPQAVQSSKQLMRAPDREQLLKVIEEEGVLFTQRLHSPEAVAALSGFFAKG; via the coding sequence ATGACCGACACCATCCTGTTTGAACGCGAAGGCGGGCTGCTGACCCTGCGCCTGAACCGCCCGGACAAGAAAAACGCCCTGACCCGTGCCATGTACAGCCAGTTGGCCGAAGGGCTGCGCCAAGCCGACAGCGATCCCGAGATCCGTGCCGTGCTGCTCAGCGGCAGCAGCGACTGCTTCACCGCCGGCAACGATATCGCCGACTTCCTCCAGCAGCCGCCCACCGGGCTCGACAGCCCACCCTTCCAGTTCATGCTCAGCCTGTTGGAGTGCCGCAAGCCGGTGGTCGCCGCGGTGGCCGGGCCGGCCGTGGGGATCGGCACCACCTTGCTGCTGCATTGCGACCTGGTGTACGTCAGCCGCGATGCCCGTTTGCGCATGCCGTTCGTCAATCTCGGCCTGTGCCCCGAATTCGGTTCCAGCCTGATCCTGCCGCGCTTGCTCGGGCCGGCCCGGGCCGCCGAACTGTTGCTGCTGGGCGATGGCTTCAGCGGTGAGCAGGCGGCGCAGTGGGGCATCGCCAACCAGGCCCTGGACGATGGCGCCGCGACCCTGGCCAGGGCCCGGGAGGTGGCGCTGCGCTTTGAGACGCTGGCGCCGCAGGCGGTGCAAAGCAGCAAGCAACTGATGCGCGCGCCGGATCGCGAGCAGTTGCTCAAGGTGATCGAGGAGGAGGGCGTCCTGTTCACGCAACGCCTGCATTCGCCGGAAGCCGTCGCCGCCCTGTCCGGCTTCTTCGCCAAGGGCTGA
- a CDS encoding MoxR family ATPase has translation MSDLPAAPLPAAEPDPTHAHAAQQRQRASQLAQALRHELQKAVIGQEAVIDDVLTALIAGGHVLLEGVPGLGKTLLVRALARCFGGEFARIQFTPDLMPSDVTGHAVYDLQTEQFKLRKGPLFTHLLLADEINRAPAKTQAALLEAMQERQVTLEGRALPIAQPFMVLATQNPIEQEGTYPLPEAELDRFMLKLRMDYPDSDEEVSMVRQVTRSPRADMLDVQPLRTLLQAKDVLALQRIASDLPLDEQVLDYAVRLARATRSWPGLTLGAGPRASIALVRGARARALLRGGEFVIPDDIKGCALAVLRHRVRIAPELDIEGLSVEHVLKQLLDQVPAPRL, from the coding sequence ATGAGCGACCTTCCCGCCGCACCGCTTCCCGCCGCAGAGCCCGACCCCACGCACGCTCATGCCGCCCAGCAACGCCAGCGCGCCAGCCAGCTGGCCCAGGCCCTGCGCCACGAACTGCAAAAGGCGGTGATCGGCCAGGAGGCGGTGATCGACGACGTACTCACGGCCTTGATCGCCGGCGGCCATGTGCTGCTCGAAGGCGTCCCCGGCCTGGGCAAGACCCTGCTGGTGCGGGCCCTGGCCCGGTGCTTCGGCGGTGAGTTCGCGCGGATCCAGTTCACCCCCGACCTGATGCCCAGCGACGTCACCGGGCATGCGGTCTACGACTTGCAGACCGAGCAGTTCAAGCTGCGCAAGGGGCCGCTGTTCACCCACCTGCTGCTGGCCGACGAAATCAACCGCGCGCCGGCCAAGACCCAGGCCGCGCTGCTCGAAGCCATGCAGGAACGCCAGGTGACCCTCGAAGGCCGGGCCTTGCCGATCGCCCAGCCGTTCATGGTCCTGGCCACGCAGAACCCGATTGAGCAGGAAGGCACCTACCCGCTGCCGGAAGCCGAACTCGATCGTTTCATGCTCAAGCTGCGCATGGATTACCCGGACAGCGACGAGGAAGTGAGCATGGTCCGCCAGGTCACCCGCTCGCCGCGGGCCGACATGCTCGACGTGCAGCCCCTGCGCACCCTGCTGCAGGCCAAGGACGTACTGGCCCTGCAGCGGATCGCCAGCGACCTGCCGCTGGACGAACAGGTGCTCGACTACGCCGTGCGCCTGGCCCGCGCCACCCGCAGCTGGCCGGGGCTGACCCTCGGCGCCGGGCCGCGGGCGTCCATTGCGCTGGTGCGCGGCGCACGGGCCAGGGCACTGCTGCGCGGCGGTGAGTTCGTGATTCCGGACGACATCAAGGGCTGCGCCCTGGCGGTGCTGCGCCACCGCGTGCGAATCGCGCCGGAACTGGACATCGAAGGCTTGTCGGTGGAGCACGTGCTCAAGCAGTTGCTCGACCAAGTGCCGGCGCCGCGGCTATGA
- a CDS encoding DUF58 domain-containing protein, with protein MKPSRLLLIWLGVLLALDVLLGAARALGLALASSLQAIAWGLLLALLLLAALDAFRLRRLPSPRLLRQLPGSLPLGRWSEVRIEVRHDFAQPLSLELFDHVPDGLEFEHLPHSLELEPGQLQDLGYRVRPLKRGHFDFERCEVGLPSPLGLWTARRLLPLRDSTRVYPDFARLYGARLLGVDNWLSRIGVRQQPRRGLGLEFNQLREFREGDSLRQIDWKATARQRTPIAREYQDERDQQIVFLLDCGRRMRSQDGELAHFDHALDACLLLSYVALRQGDAVGLCTFAGERQRYLAPVKGADQLSALLNSVYDLDSSQRSADFQAAASELLARQKRRALVVLVTNLRDEDDEELLTAVKRLGRQHRVLVASLREEVLDQLRQAPVHSLSDALTYCGTVHYLNARDDLHERLNAQGVALLDVRPGELGAQLVTRYLSWKKAGVL; from the coding sequence ATGAAGCCCTCACGCCTGCTGCTGATCTGGCTCGGCGTGCTGCTGGCGCTGGACGTGCTGCTCGGTGCCGCGCGCGCCCTTGGCCTGGCGCTCGCGAGCAGCCTGCAAGCGATCGCCTGGGGCCTGCTCCTGGCCCTGTTGCTGCTGGCCGCGCTGGACGCCTTCAGGCTGCGGCGCCTGCCTTCGCCACGCCTGCTCCGCCAGTTGCCCGGCAGCCTGCCCCTGGGCCGCTGGAGCGAAGTGCGCATCGAGGTTCGCCATGACTTTGCCCAGCCGCTGAGCCTGGAACTGTTCGACCACGTACCGGACGGCCTGGAATTCGAGCACCTGCCCCACTCACTGGAGCTGGAGCCTGGCCAGCTGCAGGACCTGGGCTACCGGGTGCGCCCGCTCAAGCGCGGCCACTTCGACTTCGAACGCTGCGAGGTCGGCCTGCCCAGCCCGCTGGGCCTGTGGACAGCCCGACGGCTGCTGCCACTGCGTGACAGCACCCGCGTCTACCCGGACTTCGCCCGGCTCTATGGCGCACGGCTGCTGGGGGTCGATAACTGGCTGAGCCGGATCGGCGTTCGCCAGCAGCCGCGCCGCGGCCTGGGCCTGGAGTTCAACCAGCTGCGCGAGTTTCGCGAGGGCGACAGCCTGCGGCAGATCGACTGGAAAGCCACCGCCCGGCAACGCACGCCGATTGCCCGCGAATACCAGGACGAGCGCGACCAGCAGATCGTCTTCCTGCTCGACTGCGGCCGGCGCATGCGCAGCCAGGACGGCGAACTGGCGCACTTCGACCACGCGCTCGATGCCTGCCTGCTGCTCAGTTATGTCGCCTTGCGCCAGGGCGACGCGGTGGGCTTGTGCACCTTCGCCGGCGAGCGCCAGCGCTACCTGGCGCCGGTCAAGGGCGCCGACCAGTTGAGCGCCCTGCTCAACAGCGTCTACGACCTCGACAGCAGCCAGCGCAGCGCCGACTTCCAGGCCGCCGCCAGCGAATTGCTGGCCCGGCAGAAACGCCGGGCCCTGGTGGTGCTGGTCACCAATCTGCGCGACGAAGACGACGAGGAACTGCTGACCGCGGTCAAGCGCCTGGGACGCCAGCATCGGGTCCTGGTGGCCAGCCTGCGCGAGGAAGTCCTCGACCAGTTGCGCCAGGCGCCCGTGCACAGCCTGTCCGACGCCCTGACCTACTGCGGCACCGTCCATTACCTGAACGCCCGCGACGATCTGCATGAGCGCCTGAACGCCCAGGGCGTCGCCCTGCTCGATGTACGGCCGGGCGAACTGGGGGCGCAACTGGTGACCCGCTACCTCAGCTGGAAAAAGGCCGGGGTGCTGTAG
- the pyk gene encoding pyruvate kinase codes for MSVRRTKIVATLGPASNSPEVLEQLILAGLDVARLNFSHGTPDEHKARAKLVRDLAAKHGRFVALLGDLQGPKIRIAKFANKRIELKIGDKFTFSTSHPLTEGTQDIVGIDYPDLVKDCGVGDELLLDDGRVVMRVDTATSTELHCTVTIGGPLSDHKGINRRGGGLTAPALTEKDKADIKLAAEMDLDYLAVSFPRDAADMEYARQLRDEAGGTAWLVAKIERAEAVANDETLDGLIKASDAVMVARGDLGVEIGDAELVGIQKKIILHARRHNKAVIVATQMMESMIQNPMPTRAEVSDVANAVLDYTDAVMLSAESAAGAYPLEAVQAMARICVGAEKHPTSKTSSHRIGKTFERCDESIALATMYTANHFPGVKAIIALTESGYTPLIMSRIRSSVPIYAFTPHREAQARTAMFRGVYTIPFDPASLPPSEVSQKAIDELVKRGVVEKGDWVILTKGDSYHTTGGTNGMKILHVGDPMV; via the coding sequence ATGTCCGTCCGTCGTACCAAAATCGTCGCTACCCTTGGCCCGGCCAGTAACTCGCCGGAAGTTCTCGAACAGCTGATTCTGGCTGGCCTGGACGTCGCCCGCCTGAACTTCTCCCACGGCACCCCGGACGAGCACAAGGCTCGCGCCAAGCTGGTACGTGACCTGGCCGCCAAGCACGGGCGCTTCGTCGCGCTGCTGGGCGACCTGCAAGGGCCGAAGATCCGTATCGCCAAATTCGCCAACAAGCGCATCGAGCTGAAGATCGGTGACAAGTTCACCTTCTCCACCAGCCACCCGCTGACCGAAGGTACCCAGGATATCGTCGGCATCGACTATCCGGACCTGGTCAAGGACTGCGGCGTGGGCGACGAACTGCTGCTCGACGACGGCCGCGTGGTGATGCGCGTCGATACCGCCACCAGCACCGAACTGCATTGCACCGTGACCATCGGTGGCCCGCTGTCGGACCACAAGGGCATCAACCGTCGCGGCGGCGGCCTGACTGCGCCGGCCCTGACCGAAAAAGACAAGGCCGACATCAAGCTGGCCGCCGAAATGGACCTGGACTACCTGGCCGTGTCCTTCCCGCGCGATGCCGCGGACATGGAATATGCCCGCCAACTGCGCGACGAGGCCGGCGGTACCGCCTGGCTGGTGGCGAAGATCGAGCGTGCCGAAGCCGTGGCCAATGACGAGACCCTCGATGGCCTGATCAAGGCTTCCGACGCCGTGATGGTCGCCCGTGGCGACCTTGGCGTGGAAATCGGCGACGCCGAGCTGGTGGGCATCCAGAAGAAAATCATCCTGCACGCCCGTCGTCACAACAAGGCGGTGATCGTGGCGACCCAGATGATGGAGTCGATGATCCAGAACCCGATGCCGACCCGTGCCGAAGTGTCCGACGTGGCCAACGCCGTGCTCGACTACACCGACGCCGTGATGCTCTCGGCCGAAAGCGCCGCCGGCGCCTACCCGCTCGAAGCGGTCCAGGCCATGGCGCGTATCTGCGTCGGCGCGGAAAAGCATCCGACCAGCAAGACCTCCAGCCACCGCATCGGCAAGACCTTCGAGCGCTGCGACGAGAGCATCGCCCTGGCGACCATGTACACCGCCAACCACTTCCCGGGCGTGAAGGCGATCATCGCGTTGACCGAAAGCGGCTACACCCCGCTGATCATGTCGCGTATCCGTTCCTCGGTGCCGATCTACGCGTTCACCCCGCACCGCGAAGCCCAGGCCCGCACCGCGATGTTCCGTGGCGTCTACACCATCCCGTTCGACCCGGCGTCCCTGCCGCCCAGCGAAGTCAGCCAGAAGGCGATCGACGAACTGGTCAAGCGCGGCGTGGTGGAAAAAGGCGACTGGGTCATCCTGACCAAGGGCGACAGCTACCACACCACCGGCGGCACCAACGGCATGAAGATCCTGCACGTGGGCGACCCGATGGTCTGA